A genome region from Sphaeramia orbicularis chromosome 19, fSphaOr1.1, whole genome shotgun sequence includes the following:
- the chadlb gene encoding chondroadherin-like b — translation MYLKAWILLLSFLLPFTPAADTAKCPQQCVCDQIQLTVACVNKNLTEVPPTVDENTVKLDLRGNDIQELRTGAFKHTPYLTHLSLQRCNIRRVREGAFRGLGRLVFLNLANNNIDILYQESFDGLSSLKQLMIDRNRVEEIQPGAFSQLGFLNLLSLTHNQLVYIPNMAFQGLQNIKMLRLSHNSLNYLDIEAFAGLFMLSRLSLDHNELQFFPSETMTRLPEVIRLDLSYNPMTYLGEDTVSMPKLTHLFLDHMSLQDLANTAVSKSPSLVHLDLSYNQLRVIHPFSAGTPKLARLNLAGNPIYCNCYLRPLREWTISNKVKLLGTCGGPAHLSGENLEAVYPPELRCQSQEAMLKAEFEEANRNPPPPTEEPESKAKCPANCFCEAETHHSSCENRGHTKVPRGFSPNTRLLDLRGNHYHYIPSNSFPGVAQVVSLHLQRCKIVEVEDGAFNGMKGLIYLYLSENDLTSLNPNAFKGLPQLTYLHLEKNRFTSFPKGAFKLLPSLLALHLENNAISKLEPDILTGAEGLRALYLTGNTIEHVSPRALDQASDLDTLHLGRNKLKEVPTEALSKAGNLRDLRLSGNSIRWVGPNAFHPLEGTLKELYLDNMGLEKMSKNSLAGLGSSLRSLFLEGNQLEDVPDLHPLTALEVINLGDNALMCDCPLLPLRMWIEKVNLKVRATCANPPELKGRRVKDVHIFKVCPGGESLPSAPTIIPKVAKPPKATKPRPMHLNGHRQVKMLQAKSKSRQSTNTKPEVAKKSTKRHNVA, via the exons AACACAGTGAAACTGGATCTTCGTGGTAATGACATCCAGGAGCTTCGCACTGGTGCCTTCAAACACACTCCATACCTGACTCACCTGTCACTACAGCGCTGTAACATCCGCAGAGTGAGGGAGGGGGCTTTCCGTGGCCTCGGTCGTCTGGTTTTCCTTAACCTGGCCAACAACAACATTGACATCCTCTACCAG GAGTCATTCGATGGTCTTTCCTCGTTGAAGCAGCTGATGATTGACCGAAACCGCGTGGAGGAGATCCAACCTGGGGCTTTCTCTCAGCTTGGTTTCCTCAACCTTCTCTCCCTTACTCACAACCAGCTGGTCTACATCCCTAACATGGCTTTCCAG GGCTTGCAGAACATTAAGATGCTACGTCTCAGTCACAACTCCCTAAATTACCTGGATATTGAGGCCTTTGCAGGTCTTTTCATGCTCAGTCGTCTCAGTCTGGATCACAATGAGCTACAGTTCTTTCCCAGTGAGACTATGACAAG ACTGCCAGAGGTGATCCGTCTGGACCTGAGTTACAACCCAATGACGTACCTGGGTGAGGACACAGTGTCCATGCCCAAACTGACCCATCTCTTCCTGGACCACATGTCTCTGCAGGATCTTGCCAATACAGCTGTATCAAAATCCCCCAGCCTTGTCCACttggacctgagctacaaccagcTGCGTGTTATCCATCCCTTCTCTGCAGGAACACCCAAGCTTGCACGCCTTAACCTGGCTGGGAACCCCATCTACTGCAACTGCTACCTGCGTCCACTTAG GGAGTGGACCATCAGCAATAAGGTGAAGCTGTTAGGAACATGTGGAGGACCAGCTCATCTCTCTGGAGAGAATCTGGAGGCTGTTTATCCTCCAGAGCTTCGCTGTCAGAGCCAGGAAGCCATGTTAAAGGCAGAGTTTGAGGAGGCAAACAGGAACCCACCTCCTCCAACTGAAGAGCCAGAGAGCAAGGCCAAGTGTCCAGCCAACTGTTTCTGTGAG GCTGAGACACACCACTCCTCCTGTGAGAACCGTGGTCACACCAAAGTGCCTCGAGGTTTCTCTCCCAACACACGCCTCCTTGATCTGCGAGGAAACCACTACCACTACATCCCCAGCAACAGCTTCCCTGGTGTCGCTCAAGTTGTATCGTTGCACCTGCAGCGGTGCAAAATTGTGGAGGTGGAAGACGGAGCTTTCAATGGGATGAAGGGACTGATCTACTTGTACCTGTCGGAGAACGATCTCACTTCCCTCAACCCGAATGCCTTTAAAG GCCTCCCTCAGCTGACTTACCTCCACCTGGAGAAGAACCGCTTCACAAGCTTCCCTAAAGGAGCCTTCAAGCTGCTGCCCAGCCTGCTGGCACTTCACCTAGAAAACAATGCCATCAGCAAACTGGAGCCAGACATCTTAACTGGGGCTGAGGGTCTGCGAGCCCTTTACCTGACTGGAAATACCATTGAGCATGTGTCACCCAGGGCTCTGGACCAGGCCAGTGACCTTGATACACTCCACTTGGGCAGAAATAAGCTAAAAGAGGTGCCCACTGAAGCACTGAGCAAGGCTGGAAACCTCAGAGACCTGAGGCTATCTGGGAATTCAATTCGCTGGGTGGGGCCAAATGCTTTCCATCCTTTGGAGGGGACACTAAAAGAGCTGTATCTGGATAACATGGGACTGGAGAAG ATGTCAAAGAACTCCCTGGCAGGCCTGGGTTCAAGTCTGAGGAGTCTCTTCCTGGAGGGAAACCAGCTGGAGGACGTACCTGACCTCCATCCACTCACCGCTCTGGAGGTCATCAACCTGGGTGACAACGCTCTGATGTGTGATTGCCCTCTGCTGCCACTGCGCAT GTGGATTGAGAAAGTCAACCTAAAGGTTCGAGCCACCTGTGCCAACCCCCCTGAGCTGAAGGGTCGCAGGGTCAAGGATGTCCACATTTTCAAAGTGTGTCCTGGAGGAGAGAGCCTCCCCTCTGCCCCTACCATCATCCCAAAGGTGGCTAAGCCACCCAAAGCGACCAAACCCAGACCGATGCACCTCAATGGCCACCGGCAGGTCAAAATGCTACAAGCCAAATCCAAATCTAGACAGAGCACTAACACAAAACCAGAAGTGGCAAAGAAAAGCACCAAACGACACAACGTGGCTTGA